One Streptomyces fagopyri DNA window includes the following coding sequences:
- a CDS encoding RelA/SpoT family protein, which yields MPDEAQPLTAAKPEPASGGTDTPAKSAAPGPVEHAQSAPDDKAAEQPRPKPAPERAASTPAVRSAPSQPARTGGSSNRVRARLARLGVQRSNPYNPVLEPLLRIVRSNDPKIETATLRQVEKAYQVAERWHRGQKRKSGDPYITHPLAVTTILAELGMDPATLMAGLLHDTVEDTEYGLDTLKRDFGDQVALLVDGVTKLDKVKFGEAAQAETVRKMVVAMAKDPRVLVIKLADRLHNMRTMRYLKREKQEKKARETLEIYAPLAHRLGMNTIKWELEDLAFAILYPKMYDEIVRLVAERAPKRDEYLAIVTDEVQSDLRAARIKATVTGRPKHYYSVYQKMIVRGRDFAEIYDLVGIRVLVDTVRDCYAALGTVHARWNPVPGRFKDYIAMPKFNMYQSLHTTVIGPNGKPVELQIRTFDMHRRAEYGIAAHWKYKQEPSAGASKVRTDAPKSVSKDKDAVNDMAWLRQLLDWQKETEDPSEFLESLRFDLSRNEVFVFTPKGDVIALPAGATPVDFAYAVHTEVGHRTIGARVNGRLVPLESTLDNGDLVEVFTSKAAGAGPSRDWLGFVKSPRARNKIRAWFSKERRDEAIEQGKDAIARAMRKQNLPIQRILTGDSLVTLAHEMRYPDISSLYAAIGEGHVAAQSVVQKLVQALGGEEAATEEIDESVPPARGRGRKRRSNADPGVVVKGVDDVWVKLARCCTPVPGDPIIGFVTRGSGVSVHRSDCVNVESLSREPERILDVEWAPTQSSVFLVAIQVEALDRSRLLSDVTRVLSDQHVNILSAAVQTSRDRVATSRFTFEMGDPKHLGHVLKAVRGVEGVYDVYRVTSARRP from the coding sequence TTGCCAGACGAGGCCCAGCCACTCACCGCCGCCAAGCCCGAGCCCGCCTCGGGCGGCACGGACACGCCCGCGAAGAGCGCCGCTCCCGGGCCGGTCGAGCACGCCCAGTCAGCGCCCGACGACAAGGCGGCCGAGCAGCCACGCCCCAAACCGGCTCCCGAGCGCGCCGCGAGCACCCCGGCGGTCCGGTCGGCCCCGAGCCAGCCCGCGCGCACCGGCGGCTCCTCCAACCGCGTCCGCGCCCGCCTGGCCCGGCTCGGCGTGCAGCGATCGAACCCGTACAACCCGGTCCTGGAGCCCCTGCTGCGGATAGTGCGCAGCAACGATCCCAAGATCGAGACGGCCACGCTCCGACAGGTCGAGAAGGCCTATCAGGTCGCCGAGCGCTGGCACCGCGGCCAGAAGCGCAAGAGCGGCGACCCGTACATCACGCACCCGCTCGCCGTCACCACCATCCTCGCCGAGCTCGGCATGGACCCGGCCACGCTGATGGCGGGGCTACTGCACGACACCGTCGAGGACACCGAGTACGGCCTCGACACCCTCAAGCGCGACTTCGGCGACCAGGTCGCCCTCCTCGTCGACGGCGTCACGAAGCTGGACAAGGTCAAGTTCGGTGAGGCCGCGCAGGCCGAGACCGTGCGCAAGATGGTCGTCGCCATGGCCAAGGACCCCCGCGTCCTGGTCATCAAGCTCGCCGACCGCCTGCACAACATGCGCACCATGCGTTACCTCAAGCGCGAGAAGCAGGAGAAGAAGGCGCGCGAGACCCTGGAGATCTACGCGCCGCTCGCCCACCGCCTGGGCATGAACACCATCAAGTGGGAGCTGGAGGACCTCGCCTTCGCGATCCTCTACCCCAAGATGTACGACGAGATCGTGCGGCTGGTCGCCGAGCGCGCCCCCAAGCGCGACGAGTACCTCGCCATAGTGACCGACGAGGTCCAGTCCGACCTGCGCGCCGCCCGTATCAAGGCGACCGTGACCGGCCGTCCGAAGCACTACTACAGCGTCTACCAGAAGATGATCGTCCGCGGCCGTGACTTCGCGGAGATCTACGACCTGGTGGGCATCCGTGTCCTCGTGGACACCGTCAGGGACTGCTACGCGGCCCTCGGCACCGTGCACGCGCGATGGAACCCGGTTCCCGGCCGGTTCAAGGACTACATCGCGATGCCCAAGTTCAACATGTACCAGTCGCTGCACACGACGGTCATCGGACCCAACGGCAAGCCGGTCGAACTCCAGATCCGTACGTTCGACATGCACCGCCGTGCCGAGTACGGGATCGCCGCGCACTGGAAGTACAAGCAGGAGCCCTCCGCCGGCGCCTCCAAGGTGCGCACGGACGCCCCGAAGAGCGTCAGCAAGGACAAGGACGCCGTCAACGACATGGCGTGGCTGCGCCAGTTGCTCGACTGGCAGAAGGAGACCGAGGACCCCAGCGAGTTCCTGGAGTCGCTGCGCTTCGACCTGTCCCGCAACGAGGTCTTCGTCTTCACGCCGAAGGGCGACGTCATAGCGCTCCCGGCGGGCGCGACCCCCGTGGACTTCGCGTACGCCGTCCACACGGAGGTCGGCCACCGCACGATAGGCGCACGGGTCAACGGACGTCTCGTCCCGCTCGAATCGACCCTGGACAACGGCGACCTGGTGGAGGTCTTCACCTCCAAGGCGGCCGGGGCCGGGCCCTCCCGCGACTGGCTCGGCTTCGTCAAGTCACCGCGCGCCCGCAACAAGATCCGCGCCTGGTTCTCCAAGGAGCGCCGCGACGAGGCGATCGAGCAGGGCAAGGACGCCATCGCCCGCGCGATGCGCAAGCAGAACCTGCCGATCCAGCGCATCCTGACCGGCGACTCCCTGGTGACGCTCGCGCACGAGATGCGCTACCCCGACATCTCCTCGCTGTACGCGGCGATCGGTGAGGGTCATGTCGCCGCGCAGAGCGTCGTGCAGAAACTGGTGCAGGCCCTCGGCGGCGAGGAGGCGGCCACCGAGGAGATCGACGAGAGCGTCCCGCCCGCCCGCGGACGCGGCCGCAAGCGGCGCTCGAACGCCGACCCCGGTGTGGTCGTCAAGGGCGTCGATGACGTGTGGGTCAAGCTCGCGCGCTGCTGCACCCCCGTTCCCGGGGACCCCATCATCGGGTTCGTCACCCGGGGCAGCGGCGTCTCGGTCCACCGCAGCGACTGCGTCAACGTGGAGTCCCTGTCGCGCGAGCCCGAGCGCATCCTCGACGTGGAGTGGGCGCCCACCCAGTCCTCGGTCTTCCTGGTCGCCATACAGGTGGAGGCACTGGACCGCTCCCGGCTGCTCTCCGACGTCACCCGCGTCCTGTCCGACCAGCACGTCAACATCCTGTCCGCGGCCGTCCAGACCTCTCGCGACCGAGTCGCCACGTCACGCTTCACCTTCGAGATGGGCGACCCCAAGCACCTGGGCCACGTCCTGAAGGCGGTACGGGGCGTGGAGGGCGTCTACGACGTGTACCGGGTGACGTCGGCACGCAGGCCGTAG
- a CDS encoding DUF349 domain-containing protein, whose translation MSSDPWGRVDETGTVYVRTADGEQVVGSWQAGSPDEALAYFERKYEGLVVEIGLLEKRVKTTDLSAKDAQTAVDHIRAQVDAHHAVGDLAALKVRLDKLVETVDARREERKVQRAKQSDEARHSKEALVVEAEELAQSDQWRAAGERLRSLVDTWKGLPRLDRKSDDELWHRFSHARSAFSKRRKAHFASLDAQREDARKTKEKLVAEAESLSASADWGPTAARYRELMADWKAAGRAQREHEDDLWNRFRGAQDVFFAARGSVFAERDAEQSENLKLKEELAEEAEKLVPVQDLKASRAAFRSINERWEAIGHVPRDARPKVEGRMHAVERALQESEETEWRRTNPEARARAEGLTGQLQAAVDKLQGQIEAARTAGNSSKADKLQRELDGRQALLDQALKGLQEFGG comes from the coding sequence GTGAGCAGCGACCCGTGGGGCCGCGTCGACGAGACGGGGACCGTGTACGTGCGTACGGCCGACGGCGAGCAGGTCGTCGGTTCCTGGCAGGCCGGCTCCCCCGATGAGGCGCTGGCCTACTTCGAGCGCAAGTACGAAGGCCTGGTTGTGGAGATCGGCCTCCTCGAGAAGCGAGTGAAGACCACCGACCTGTCGGCGAAGGACGCCCAGACCGCCGTCGATCACATCCGCGCGCAGGTGGACGCCCACCACGCGGTCGGCGATCTGGCGGCGCTGAAGGTACGGCTGGACAAGCTCGTCGAGACGGTGGACGCGCGCCGTGAGGAGCGCAAGGTCCAGCGTGCGAAGCAGTCCGACGAGGCCCGGCACTCCAAGGAGGCGCTGGTCGTCGAGGCGGAGGAGCTGGCGCAGAGCGACCAGTGGCGGGCGGCCGGTGAGCGGCTGCGCTCCCTGGTGGACACGTGGAAGGGGCTGCCGCGACTCGACCGCAAGTCGGACGACGAGCTGTGGCACCGCTTCTCGCACGCGCGCTCGGCGTTCTCCAAGCGCCGCAAGGCGCACTTCGCCTCGCTGGACGCGCAGCGCGAGGACGCCCGCAAGACCAAGGAGAAGCTGGTCGCGGAGGCCGAGTCGCTGTCCGCCTCGGCGGACTGGGGTCCGACGGCGGCGCGCTACCGCGAGCTGATGGCGGACTGGAAGGCAGCGGGCCGCGCCCAGCGTGAGCACGAGGACGACCTGTGGAACCGCTTCCGCGGTGCCCAGGACGTGTTCTTCGCGGCGCGGGGTTCGGTCTTCGCCGAGCGGGACGCGGAGCAGTCGGAGAACCTGAAGCTCAAGGAGGAGCTGGCCGAGGAGGCCGAGAAGCTCGTCCCGGTGCAGGATCTGAAGGCCTCGCGCGCCGCCTTCCGCTCGATCAACGAGCGCTGGGAGGCCATCGGCCATGTGCCGCGTGACGCCCGCCCGAAGGTCGAGGGCCGGATGCACGCGGTGGAGCGGGCTCTGCAGGAGTCCGAGGAGACCGAGTGGCGGCGGACCAACCCGGAGGCACGCGCGCGTGCCGAGGGGCTGACCGGTCAGCTGCAGGCCGCCGTGGACAAGCTCCAGGGCCAGATCGAGGCGGCGCGCACCGCGGGCAACTCCTCGAAGGCCGACAAGCTCCAGCGGGAGCTCGACGGCCGCCAGGCGCTGCTCGACCAGGCCCTGAAGGGTCTGCAGGAGTTCGGCGGCTGA
- a CDS encoding peptidylprolyl isomerase, which translates to MVTQEQRRRQLAREKFLRQQQRRTAARRKSHMRNTVVASVLGVVVVGSVVSYATGVFKNDDKKANAGAEVTPSAAPTSKAPDPCGKPASGSVKSLSWKKEPAMTIDKSADYTMKMATTCGEMDIALNAAAAPHTVNSFDFLAGKGYFDHTKCHRLTAEGIYVLQCGDPKGTGAGGPGYTIPDENLKDKSLKGNVYPAGTVAMANQYNAQTKSGRGTGGSQFFLVYQDSQLPPDYTPFGTVSDAGMKVLKKIAGAGAQPADPQTGNTAPNATVVIDKATVTKS; encoded by the coding sequence GTGGTCACCCAGGAACAGCGGCGGCGTCAGCTCGCCCGGGAGAAGTTCTTGCGGCAGCAGCAGCGGCGTACGGCCGCGCGGCGCAAGTCCCACATGCGGAACACGGTGGTCGCGTCGGTCCTCGGCGTGGTCGTCGTCGGCAGTGTGGTGTCGTACGCGACCGGTGTCTTCAAGAACGACGACAAGAAGGCCAACGCCGGCGCGGAGGTCACGCCGAGCGCCGCCCCGACCAGCAAGGCGCCGGATCCGTGCGGCAAGCCGGCCTCGGGTTCGGTGAAGTCGCTGAGCTGGAAGAAGGAGCCGGCGATGACCATCGACAAGTCCGCGGACTACACCATGAAGATGGCCACGACCTGCGGCGAGATGGACATCGCGCTCAACGCGGCGGCCGCTCCGCACACCGTGAACTCGTTCGACTTCCTCGCGGGCAAGGGCTACTTCGACCACACGAAGTGCCACCGGCTCACCGCCGAGGGCATCTACGTGCTGCAGTGCGGTGACCCCAAGGGCACCGGCGCCGGTGGTCCCGGGTACACGATCCCGGACGAGAACCTGAAGGACAAAAGCCTGAAGGGCAACGTGTATCCGGCGGGCACCGTCGCGATGGCGAACCAGTACAACGCCCAGACGAAGTCGGGACGCGGCACCGGTGGCAGCCAGTTCTTCCTCGTCTACCAGGACAGTCAGCTGCCGCCCGACTACACACCGTTCGGCACCGTGTCCGACGCGGGGATGAAGGTCCTCAAGAAGATCGCCGGCGCCGGCGCGCAGCCCGCCGATCCCCAGACGGGCAACACCGCGCCGAACGCGACCGTGGTGATCGACAAGGCGACCGTCACGAAATCCTGA
- a CDS encoding MBL fold metallo-hydrolase: MLIAGFPAGAWGTNCYLVAPAAGEECVIIDPGHQATQGVEDALKKHRLKPVAVILTHGHIDHVASVVPVCGAHGVPAWIHPEDRYMMSDPEKALGRSIGMPLMGELTVGEPDDVKELADGAGLRLAGLELSVAHAPGHTKGSVTFRMPESADVPSVFFSGDLLFAGSIGRTDLPGGDMDEMLGSLARVCLPLDDSTVVLSGHGPQTSIGQERATNPYLRQVAADRQEPGPRPAPRRGM; this comes from the coding sequence GTGCTCATTGCCGGGTTCCCCGCCGGGGCCTGGGGGACCAACTGTTACCTGGTCGCCCCCGCCGCGGGTGAGGAGTGCGTGATCATCGACCCGGGCCACCAGGCCACCCAGGGAGTCGAGGATGCGCTCAAGAAGCATCGGCTCAAGCCCGTCGCGGTCATCCTCACCCACGGCCACATCGACCATGTCGCCTCGGTCGTCCCGGTGTGCGGGGCGCACGGGGTACCGGCGTGGATCCACCCCGAGGACCGGTACATGATGAGCGACCCCGAGAAGGCGCTCGGCCGCTCCATCGGCATGCCGCTCATGGGTGAGCTGACGGTGGGCGAGCCGGACGACGTCAAGGAGCTGGCCGACGGTGCCGGACTCCGGCTGGCCGGTCTGGAGCTGTCCGTCGCGCACGCGCCCGGCCATACCAAGGGGTCGGTGACCTTCCGGATGCCCGAGAGCGCGGACGTACCGTCCGTGTTCTTCTCCGGGGATCTGCTGTTCGCCGGCTCCATCGGACGCACCGACCTGCCCGGCGGTGACATGGACGAGATGCTCGGCTCGCTGGCCCGTGTGTGCCTGCCGCTCGACGACTCGACCGTGGTGCTGTCGGGGCACGGTCCCCAGACCAGCATCGGCCAGGAGCGCGCCACCAACCCGTACCTGCGACAGGTGGCGGCAGACCGTCAAGAGCCCGGCCCGCGGCCGGCTCCCCGACGAGGAATGTGA
- the hisS gene encoding histidine--tRNA ligase: protein MSTFKAPKGTYDLIPPDSAKYLAVREAIAAPLRNSGYGYIETPGFESVELFARGVGESTDIVSKEMYAFETKGGDRLALRPEGTASVLRAALEANLHKLGNLPVKLWYSGSYYRYERPQKGRYRHFSQVGAEAIGAEDPALDAELIILADQAYRSLGLRNFRILLNSLGDKECRPVYRAALQDFLRGLDLDEDTLRRAEINPLRVLDDKRDDVQKQLVGAPLLRDFLCDACKTYHEEVRELITAAGVVFEDDAKLVRGLDYYTRTTFEFVHDGLGSQSAVGGGGRYDGLSEMIGGPELPSVGWALGVDRTVLALEAEGVELELPVATSVFAVPLGEEARRVLFGKVTELRKLGIAADFSYGGKGLKGAMKNANRSGARYTIVAGERDLAEGVVQLKDMESGEQTAVGVNEIVAELEVRLG, encoded by the coding sequence GTGAGCACCTTCAAGGCCCCCAAGGGCACCTACGACCTGATCCCGCCGGACAGCGCGAAGTACCTCGCCGTCCGCGAGGCCATCGCGGCGCCGCTGCGCAACTCCGGCTACGGCTACATCGAGACCCCCGGCTTCGAGAGCGTCGAACTGTTCGCGCGCGGGGTCGGTGAGTCCACCGACATCGTGAGCAAGGAGATGTACGCCTTCGAGACCAAGGGCGGCGACCGGCTGGCGCTGCGCCCCGAGGGCACCGCCTCCGTGCTGCGCGCCGCGCTCGAGGCGAACCTGCACAAGCTCGGCAACCTCCCCGTGAAGCTCTGGTACTCCGGCTCGTACTACCGCTACGAGCGTCCCCAGAAGGGCCGGTACCGCCACTTCTCGCAGGTCGGTGCGGAGGCCATCGGCGCGGAGGACCCGGCACTCGACGCCGAGCTGATCATCCTGGCGGACCAGGCCTACCGGTCGCTGGGGCTAAGGAACTTCCGGATCCTGCTCAACTCGCTCGGTGACAAGGAGTGCCGTCCCGTGTACCGGGCCGCGCTCCAGGACTTCCTGCGCGGTCTCGACCTCGACGAGGACACCCTGCGCCGGGCCGAGATCAACCCGCTGCGGGTCCTCGACGACAAGCGTGACGACGTACAGAAGCAGTTGGTCGGCGCGCCGCTGCTGCGCGACTTCCTGTGCGACGCGTGCAAGACGTACCACGAGGAGGTGCGCGAGCTGATCACGGCCGCGGGCGTCGTCTTCGAGGACGACGCCAAGCTGGTGCGCGGGCTGGACTACTACACCCGCACCACCTTCGAGTTCGTCCACGACGGCCTCGGCTCGCAGTCCGCGGTGGGCGGCGGCGGCCGCTACGACGGTCTCTCCGAGATGATCGGCGGCCCCGAACTGCCGTCGGTCGGCTGGGCGCTGGGCGTCGACCGTACGGTGCTGGCGCTGGAGGCGGAGGGCGTGGAGCTCGAACTCCCCGTCGCCACCAGTGTGTTCGCGGTGCCGTTGGGGGAGGAGGCCCGCCGGGTGCTCTTCGGCAAGGTCACGGAGCTGCGCAAGCTGGGGATCGCGGCCGACTTCTCGTACGGCGGCAAGGGACTCAAGGGCGCGATGAAGAACGCCAACCGGTCGGGGGCGCGCTACACGATCGTCGCCGGTGAGCGGGATCTCGCCGAGGGCGTGGTGCAGCTCAAGGACATGGAGTCCGGCGAGCAGACCGCCGTCGGCGTCAACGAGATCGTGGCCGAACTCGAGGTCCGGCTCGGCTGA
- a CDS encoding response regulator: MIRIVLADDHPVVREGLRAMLSAEPDLDVVADASSGPRAEALAAELGPDIVLMDLRMPGGGGVDSIVRMTEAGLPCRVIVLTTYDTDRDILRAVEAGAAGYLLKDLPRGEPADAVRAAARGETVLAPTVAARLVDQLRTKPERPRLSERETAVLRLVAEGCTDAEIGRRLFIGESTVKTHLLRVFGKLGVDDRTAAVTSAMRFGFLD; the protein is encoded by the coding sequence GTGATCCGCATCGTCCTCGCCGACGACCATCCCGTGGTACGCGAGGGGCTGCGCGCGATGCTCAGCGCCGAACCCGATCTCGACGTGGTCGCCGACGCGTCGAGCGGACCCCGGGCGGAGGCGCTGGCCGCGGAGTTGGGTCCCGACATCGTGCTGATGGACCTGCGGATGCCCGGCGGCGGGGGCGTCGACTCGATCGTCCGGATGACCGAGGCGGGGCTGCCCTGCCGGGTGATCGTGCTGACGACGTACGACACGGACCGGGACATCCTGCGGGCGGTCGAGGCCGGTGCCGCGGGGTATCTGCTGAAGGACCTGCCCCGTGGGGAGCCGGCCGACGCCGTGCGGGCCGCGGCCCGGGGCGAGACGGTGCTGGCGCCGACCGTCGCCGCCCGGCTCGTGGACCAGCTCCGTACGAAGCCGGAGCGGCCTCGGCTGTCGGAGCGGGAGACCGCGGTGCTGCGGCTGGTGGCGGAGGGGTGCACGGACGCCGAGATCGGGCGCCGGCTGTTCATCGGCGAGTCCACGGTGAAGACCCATCTGCTGCGGGTCTTCGGCAAGCTGGGAGTGGACGACCGTACGGCGGCGGTCACGAGCGCGATGCGCTTCGGCTTCCTGGACTGA